The Sander lucioperca isolate FBNREF2018 chromosome 15, SLUC_FBN_1.2, whole genome shotgun sequence genome window below encodes:
- the LOC116061747 gene encoding 1-phosphatidylinositol 4,5-bisphosphate phosphodiesterase beta-1 → MASAQPGVHALKLQPPSVSQTLRNGSNFIKWDEDLSTVTPVILHVDPHGFYLYWTDQNKETELLDLTLVKDVRTGRSTKTPKEAKLRELMEVGNLVGRLENRMVTVVTASDLVNVNQLNFIASQEEEAKVWCVELFSLSSNLLSHNLNRDQSLLKAYVRLTLQPNAEGRIPVKNFVRLFSSDRKRVETALENCRLPYGRGDSIKLEDFTLEVYRSFLDFLCPRPELSNIFKLQGWDDNMLSLDQMTEFINNKQRDPRLNEILYPPLRPAQTHSLMERYQNDQTQLKQGVISLQAFSSYISSDENGIIPPEKLDQSEDMSFPLSHYIINSSHNTYLTAGQLAGSSSVEMYRQVLLAGCRCVELDVWKGRTAEEEPVITHGFTMTSEIPFKEVIEAIAECAFKTSPFPVILSFENHVDSLKQQAKMAEYCQSIFGEALLIDPLEKYPLEAGVPLPSPQELMGKILIKNKKSHKPSNNTDTKRLADQPANQSNEPVSLSNNTGEMEAESEEDDDDEDDDGKKGSAEREAVATEEMSTLVNYVQPTKFNSFEASKKAARCYHMSSFVETKALEHLTKSPVEFVEYNKSQLSRIYPKGTRVDSSNFMPQLFWNAGCQLVALNYQTIDLSMQLNLFMFEYNGRSGYRLKPEFMRRPDKHFDPFTENTVDGIVANTLSVKVISGQFLTERRVGVYVEVDMFGLPADTRRKALKTKTSQNNNAINPVWDEEPIVFKKVILPTLASLRIAAFEEGGKFIGHRIIPVSAIRPGYRYISLRNEKNQSLILPAVFVYIEVKDYVPDTFADVIEALSNPIRYVNLLEQRSKQLAALTLEDVEEDTQTEDETDSCAERKNDVKSAPLENGLSPAPGPAGHAPMTPKASAANQQAAATEAAKPAAKSEDLVLSVLIDVQVCTIESLQQSKVYQKEQRRQFKELKELVRRHQKKTSELLREFNNKHKKVARQCSKSRASCSDGEKDERLQQLRDEQEQQLLALRQEQYYSQKYLQREHIKTLTERLSSLAEESHNSQMKKLKDICDKEKKELKRQMDRRRTEKINQAKTKEKHLAEEEKNEINKSYVNEVVQNIKRLEETQTKRHDQLVEQHTELLQEIQDQKPKLQGAVEAEFQDKFQCLPGEIQDFLQDRKTEVRGHSKSRPSTPHETLSEED, encoded by the exons CTCCGTCTCTCAAACACTGAGGAACGGAAGCAACTTCATTAAATGGGATGAG GATCTGTCTACGGTGACTCCAGTGATTCTACACGTGGACCCACATGGATTTTACCTCTACTGGACCGACCAAAATAAG gaGACAGAGTTGTTGGACCTGACCCTCGTAAAAGATGTCAGAACAGGGAGAAGCACCAAAACTCCCAAG GAGGCCAAGCTGCGCGAGCTGATGGAAGTGGGAAACCTGGTTGGCCGGCTTGAGAATCGCATGGTTACCGTGGTTACGGCTTCAGACCTTGTGAACGTCAACCAGCTCAACTTCATCGCCTCACAGGAGGAGGAAGCTAAG gtgtggtgtGTGGAACTGTTTTCTCTGTCTTCCAACCTGTTGAGCCACAATCTCAACAGAGACCAGAGTCTGTTGAAAGC GTATGTCAGGTTAACTCTCCAGCCGAACGCAGAGGGGAGAATTCCTGTCAAGAA CTTTGTTCGACTGTTTTCatcagacagaaagagagtagAGACTGCTCTGGAGAACTGCAGACTGCCCTACGGACGG GGTGACAGTATCAAACTGGAGGACTTCACACTTGAAGTATACAGGAGCTTTTTGGACTTTCTGTGTCCCCGTCCTGAGCTCAGCAACATCTTTAAACTGCA AGGATGGGATGACAACATGCTGTCACTCGATCAGATGACCGAGTTCATTAACAACAAGCAGAGAGACCCAAGGCTGAATGAAATCCTCTACCCGCCTCTCCGTCCTGCACAGACACACTCTCTGATGGAGCGGTACCAAAATGACCAGACACAGCTGAagcaag GCGTTATCTCTCTCCAGGCGTTCTCCAGTTATATCTCCAGTGACGAGAACGGAATTATCCCACCAGAAAAACTGGATCAGTCTGAAGACATGAGCTTCCCCCTGTCTCACTACATCATCAACTCATCCCATAATACATACCTGACAG CGGGCCAGCTGGCGGGGAGCTCCTCGGTGGAGATGTACAGGCAGGTTCTTCTGGCTGGATGCCGCTGTGTGGAGTTAGATGTGTGGAAAGGGCGAACTGCTGAGGAGGAACCTGTCATCACACACGGGTTCACCATGACATCGGAAATCCCTTTTaag GAAGTGATTGAAGCTATTGCAGAGTGCGCCTTCAAGACCTCACCTTTCCCCGTCATACTCTCCTTTGAAAACCACGTTGACTC ttTGAAGCAGCAGGCGAAAATGGCTGAATATTGTCAATCTATTTTTGGAGAAGCGCTGTTGATTGACCCTCTGGAAAAATACCCT ctgGAGGCGGGTGTCCCCCTGCCCAGTCCTCAGGAGCTGATGGGAAAAATTCTCATCAAGAACAAGAAATCCCACAAACCCTCCAATAACACAGACACCAAAAGACTGGCGGACCAACCTGCCAATCAGAGCAATGAACCAGTGTCTCTTAGCAACAACACAGGAG AGATGGAGGCTGAGAGTgaggaagatgatgatgatgaagatgatgatggtaAAAAG GGCTCAGCAGAGCGAGAGGCAGTGGCTACAGAGGAAATGTCAACTCTGGTAAACTATGTCCAGCCAACCAAGTTCAACTCCTTCGAAGCCTCCAAGA AGGCAGCCCGCTGTTACCACATGTCGTCTTTTGTGGAGACCAAAGCTTTGGAGCATCTCACAAAGTCACCAGTGGAGTTTGTAGA ATATAATAAATCCCAGTTGAGTCGTATCTATCCGAAAGGAACCAGAGTTGACTCATCCAACTTCATGCCTCAACTCTTTTGGAACGCTGGCTGTCAACTGGTGGCTCTCAACTACCAAACTATAG ATTTGTCCATGCAGCTGAATCTCTTCATGTTCGAGTACAACGGTCGGAGTGGCTACAGACTGAAGCCTGAGTTCATGAGACGGCCGGACAAACACTTTGACCCCTTCACAGAAAACACAGTGGATGGCATCGTAGCCAACACCCTCTCTGTGAAG GTGATTTCAGGCCAGTTCCTGACTGAGCGGCGGgtgggtgtgtatgtggagGTGGACATGTTTGGACTTCCTGCAGACACCAGGAGGAAAGCGCTGAAGACCAAAACCTCCCAGAACAACAACGCCATCAACCCAGTGTGGGACGAAGAGCCGATTGTCTTCAAAAAG GTGATTCTTCCAACTCTGGCCTCTCTGAGAATCGCTGCTTTTGAGGAAGGAGGGAAGTTTATTGGTCATCGGATTATTCCAGTATCTGCCATAAGACCAG GTTATCGTTACATCAGCTTGAGGAATGAGAAAAACCAGTCTCTGATTCTACCAGCTGTGTTCGTCTACATTGAGGTCAAAGATTACGTCCCAGACACCTTTGCAG ATGTGATAGAGGCTTTGTCCAACCCTATTCGATACGTCAACCTCCTGGAGCAGCGGTCCAAACAGCTGGCGGCTCTGACTCTGGAGGACGTGGAGGAGGACACACAGACTGAG GATGAGACGGACAGCTGTGCAGAACGTAAGAACGATGTTAAATCAGCTCCTCTGGAGAATGGGCTCAGTCCCGCCCCTGGTCCTGCAGGCCACGCCCCCATGACGCCCAAAGCCTCCGCAGCCAATCAGCAAGCAGCTGCCACAG AAGCAGCCAAACCAGCAGCAAAGAGTGAAGATCTGGTTTTAAGTGTTTTGATAG ATGTTCAAGTGTGCACCATAGAGAGTCTTCAGCAGTCAAAGGTTTACCAGAAGGAGCAGAGGCGTCAGTTTAAAGAGCTGAAGGAGTTAGTGAGGAGGCACCAGAAGAAAACCTCCGAGCTCCTCCGAGAGTTCAACAACAAGCACAAGAAAGTGGCCAGACAGTGCAGCAagagcag GGCTTCGTGTTCGGACGGTGAGAAAGATGAGCGCCTCCAGCAGCTGAGAGATGAGCAAGAGCAGCAGCTTCTGGCTCTGAGGCAGGAACAGTACTACAGTCAGAAATATCTACAGAGAGAACATATTAAAACG CTGACAGAGCGACTGAGCAGTCTGGCTGAGGAGAGTCACAACAGCCAGATGAAGAAACTCAAAGACATCTGTGACAA GGAGAAAAAAGAGTTGAAGAGACAGATGGATCGAAGAAGAACAGAGAAGATCAACCAAGCAAAGACCAAAGAGAAACATCTGGCTGAAGA GGAGAAGAATGAGATCAATAAGTCCTACGTCAATGAAGTCGTCCAGAATATAAAACGG CTTGAGGAGACTCAGACAAAGCGCCACGATCAGCTGGTGGAACAGCACACTGAGCTCCTGCAGGAGATACAAGACCAGAAACCAAAG CTGCAAGGGGCCGTGGAGGCGGAGTTTCAGGATAAGTTCCAGTGTTTGCCCGGAGAGATTCAAGACTTCCTGCAGGACAGGAAGACGGAGGTTAGAGGACACAGCAAGTCCCGACCTTCGACCCCACACGAAACGCTGTCAGAGGAGGACTGA